One window of Trichoderma breve strain T069 chromosome 3, whole genome shotgun sequence genomic DNA carries:
- a CDS encoding repeat domain in vibrio, colwellia, bradyrhizobium and shewanella domain-containing protein has protein sequence MAPKLGVCTVLLALQSVSALPAHVGAQDVISPWKDTATGFGPDVGLAKTWNASFPLFEGITSSPTNNSGATGSDGIGLSRRATKDFWLRVMPLGASITQGIHSSDDNGYRKWIREQLRWEGWQVNMVGSGQAGTMKDRDHEGHPGWIITESPGHSGVQQAWDAAKWMKPNLVLLNVGTNDCSFNIDLPDAGARMQSLVQSIFDAVPGVVVIMSTLLPSPGITDCAKDLSAQFRQIVPKIQNGRLGLADFNAAMDQATMFSDDPIHPNDYGYEFMASVWWQAINELSSALSAPLDNGQDDSQPTNTCAKQAGVSRGPIITQNGSGHDDGIYVHKSTSKGVLVDGRIQKPTDKTESDAIPSHMFFAELTNTNGVDRSAALDDWIRIYHRSATDGKNEYWFRENLGNGSFASSVMLDVQQNCDGGPTDFWCIGSDTQITVSLNKGTSPPTFENIGVVVPASGNFTSADVRIADIDGDGRADVCFIHDNGDIGCSRNGGQGRNYYWQGFSTDTGLRETIFTGKNKGDKTGVRLADLNGDFRDDWMWVGDQGDVDTWINQRGSGSGIVPNWSASGITHAGMNTPGVREQIKFGRIYGSGRRDYIYFKEEDTYYDMLVWENQGAGGTKLKGDGVFYCDMTGSGSDDYVWIYMDGHADSTDFFANVHSPPDWGHSISITLSVPGPRVGIHLADFDGDGRCDVIVQNKATGALTLWHNDYDAAAKLLKFSNQGVKSGSAGCTQGWGVGIFDRGMRIADIDGDGRADILCLEPDGRITAWLNTATGLQNVGQVKFSEGWDRANIRFADVEASGRADLIHVDKYTGAATLFKNDGYQPNDVDANGGSSFHWTNRGVVYSPIDRGENMHFVNFGGLGRADLHHVWPDKNNAETFFNECPGGGSGGDDGPIVDPGLPAL, from the exons ATGGCGCCTAAATTGGGTGTTTGCACGGTGCTCTTGGCTCTTCAGTCTGTCTCTGCTCTACCCGCTCACGTCGGCGCACAAGATGTCATATCGCCATGGAAGGATACCGCGACAGGTTTCGGACCAGATGTTGGCCTCGCCAAGACCTGGAACGCCTCCTTCCCGCTGTTTGAAGGCATAACGTCGTCACCGACCAACAACAGCGGTGCGACTGGTAGCGACGGGATCGGACTCAGTCGCAGAGCCACCAAGGATTTCTGGCTCAGGGTCATGCCTCTAGGTGCCTCTATCACGCAGGGCATACATTCGTCAGACGACAACGGCTATAGGAAGTGGATACGAGAGCAACTGCGCTGGGAAGGTTGGCAAGTGAACA TGGTGGGATCAGGACAGGCGGGGACAATGAAAGACAGG GATCACGAAGGTCATCCCGGCTGGATCATTACGGAAAGCCCAGGACACAGTGGTGTACAACAGGCCTGGGACGCCGCAAAATGGATGAAGCCCAACCTGGTACTGCTTAACGTCGGTACCAACGACTGCAGTTTCAATATTGACTTGCCGGATGCCGGGGCTCGAATGCAGTCCCTGGTTCAAAGCATCTTTGACGCTGTACCTGGTGTCGTTGTTATCATGTCAACCCTACTTCCAAGTCCTGGTATTACGGACTGCGCTAAAGATTTGAGCGCCCAGTTCCGCCAGATTGTACCAAAGATCCAGAACGGCAGGCTAGGTCTCGCCGACTTCAACGCCGCTATGGATCAAGCGACCATGTTCTCGGACGATCCTATCCACCCAAACGACTATGGGTACGAGTTCATGGCCTCTGTCTGGTGGCAGGCCATCAATGAACTTTCTTCTGCCCTATCAGCGCCGTTAGATAACGGTCAAGACGACTCCCAACCCACCAATACTTGTGCCAAACAGGCCGGTGTCTCGCGCGGGCCCATCATTACGCAGAATGGTTCTGGCCACGATGACGGCATCTACGTCCACAAGTCCACTAGCAAGGGCGTCCTAGTTGATGGCAGGATCCAAAAACCTACAGACAAGACCGAGTCTGATGCTATCCCTTCGCACATGTTCTTTGCCGAATTGACCAATACCAACGGTGTCGACAGAAGCGCGGCCTTAGATGACTGG ATTCGCATTTACCACAGGTCTGCCACGGATGGTAAGAACGAGTACTGGTTCCGCGAAAACCTCGGCAACGGCAGTTTTGCGTCGTCAGTGATGCTGGACGTTCAACAGAATTGTGACGGAGGACCAA CTGATTTCTGGTGCATTGGATCGGACACGCAGATCACAGTCTCCCTCAACAAGGGAACAAGTCCTCCCACG TTCGAGAACATCGGCGTGGTTGTCCCGGCGAGTGGAAACTTTACATCAGCAGACGTCCGGATTGCTGATATAGACGGCGACGGGAGGGCTGATGTCTGTTTCATCCACGATAACGGTGACATTGGCTGTTCCAGAAACGGAGGCCAGGGAAGGAACTATTATTGGCAAGGCTTCTCCACGGACACTGGCCTGCGAGAGACTATCTTCACTGGCAAGAACAAGGGCGATAAGACCGGCGTTCGCCTCG CCGATCTAAACGGAGA CTTCCGAGACGATTGGATGTGGGTTGGTGATCAGGGAGACGTCGATACATGGATCAACCAGCGTGGGTCAGGCTCTGGCATT GTGCCGAACTGGTCCGCGTCTGGTATCACGCATGCTGGTATGAACACGCCTGGCGTACGTGAGCAGATCAAATTCGGCCGGATCTACGGCTCAGGTCGACGCGATTACATCTACTtcaaggaagaagacacTTACTATGACATGCTGGTATGGGAGAATCAAGGGGCCGGAGGGACAAAATTGAAAG GCGATGGGGTTTTCTATTGCGACATGACAGGCAGCGGGAGCGATGATTATGTCTGGATCTACATGGATGGCCACGCCGATTCGACCGATTTCTTTGCGAACGTTCACTCTCCGCCAGATTGGGGCCatagcatctccatcacgcTGTCAGTCCCAGGGCCGCGTGTGGGCATCCACCTAGCAGATTTTGACGGCGATGGACGCTGCGACGTAATTGTGCAGAACAAGGCCACGGGAGCTCTAACCTTGTGGCATAACGAT TACGATGCAGCCGCCAAGTTGCTCAAGTTTAGTAACCAGGGAGTGAAGTCGGGGAGCGCTGGCTGCACCCAGGGATGGGGTGTTGGCATTTTCGACCGCGGCATGCGGATTGCCGATATTGA TGGCGATGGTCGTGCGGATATCCTGTGCTTGGAGCCTGATGGACGGATAACGGCTTGGCTGAATACAGCAACAGGGCTCCAAAATGTTGGTCAGGTCAAGTTCAGTGAAGGTTGGGACAGGGCCAATATACGCTTCGCCGATGTAGAGGCTTCAGGCCGGGCCGACCTCATCCATGTTGACAAGTACACAGGTGCCGCAACATTATTCAAGAACGACGGGTACCAGCCCAATGACGTTGACGCAAATGGTGGGAGCTCGTTCCATTGGACTAACCGTGGTGTTGTGTACTCACCGATAGACCGCGGGGAGAATATG CACTTTGTGAATTTCGGGGGTCTTGGGCGGGCAGACCTTCACCATGTTTGGCCTGATAAGAACAAT GCCGAGACCTTTTTCAACGAGTGTCCTGGCGGAGGCAGTGGAGGCGACGACGGCCCTATCG TCGATCCGGGACTCCCAGCCTTGTAA
- a CDS encoding anaphase-promoting complex, cyclosome, subunit 4 domain-containing protein: MARPELELELLGETELQTKTPAGRRFPVGCPTLDLAATWDQDDKNLLVYRPPDQIVSKIHQVAAPGEAAPEVRAVTWRPDGQFLCLGWSDGVVRLMGLENNKAAHQIPVCDKAETAITHIGWSTAIIASKSDSAVSSRLGDEITKGWAEPGGKIPLDLPQELTFLEVETALPKISPLPMSSAGASEDTTVFTLRSGIDFLFRTPKRDTYDQVNVMIVGTSDGKLQLSIYDSFIIGTFPQPALDSSASELSGTIHMIHHASHPQVSTHSLIYAEKQNEPQEVHLVPMDLPFLSFSPINLSLLSSKLTTLQALLRYLKQISLHMQVEWKNARELPSRFLRSVQGGLEEMSSGPKDIVSALFHTAITGHAYPAVKEWLVDSLAERGHKRWDKAVVSGLEGLRSLVHQHLLPALERCSIILSRLRGLARFYNDREDIGLSIPHLNRVLDIVSCLTLVGHKVLIHTMDELQHFSAFSAWLRFQIDQLAGPSTANDELTDKEAMMDHSKVLTYIERYLTNSPLDIFLNEFTKEDYDSDYNFIENGPKLLDVLDKQLKKHEAGQPAMKAFPHVDFLVTYATTWSNKIFSSIAEAKRRSVRFGNPVKMSIGNPITKMDMKMCSSDKRSGTVFTALASQQDPNKVHVFRVDMTITNGISDNQPAATCVIDLASRSLVDLKFLDDKTLILFCTDTDNTPAILSVPIQDESILSYNPYNAANPAQLSSVTSAEHFPKYSLPASHHSLRPIRIEVHDKSQVRGDLPARICLLGSNRTTWRTYKFPSDG; encoded by the exons ATGGCGCGGCctgagctggagctggagcttctaGGCGAAACTGAGCTCCAGACAAAAACGCCTGCGGGACGGCGCTTCCCTGTTGGCTGTCCAACACTGGATCTGGCGGCAACATGGGATCAAGACGATAAAAACCTGCTTGTGTATCGACCGCCGGATCAGATCGTGTCCAAGATCCATCAGGTTGCTGCTCCAGGCGAGGCGGCGCCTGAAGTGCGTGCTGTGACTTGGAGACCAGATG GCCAATTTCTCTGTTTAGGCTGGAGTGATGGCGTTGTGCGGCTGATGGGCCTGGAAAACAACAAGGCTGCTCACCAGATTCCGGTATGCGACAAGGCTGAGACCGCAATCACGCATATTGGCTGGTCAaccgccatcatcgccagcaAGTCAGACAGCGCAGTCTCCAGCAGACTCGGGGATGAAATCACCAAGGGATGGGCTGAGCCGGGAGGCAAAATCCCACTTGATCTTCCGCAGGAGCTGACCTTTCTGGAGGTTGAGACGGCGCTTCCCAAGATCAGCCCCTTGCCAATGAGCAGTGCTGGTGCAAG CGAGGATACCACTGTTTTCACACTCCGCAGTGGCATCGACTTTCTCTTTCGAACCCCCAAGCGGGACACTTATGACCAAGTCAATGTCATGATCGTGGGCACCAGCGacggcaagctgcagctgagcaTCTACGACtccttcatcatcggcacATTCCCACAACCAGCACTCGATTCGTCCGCATCAGAATTATCTGGTACGATTCACATGATACACCACGCATCTCATCCACAGGTGTCGACGCATTCTCTCATCTACGCAGAAAAGCAAAATGAGCCCCAGGAAGTCCACCTCGTCCCCATGGACTTGCCAttcctttccttctcccCCATCAACTTATCTCTTTTATCCTCCAAACTCACCACACTGCAAGCACTGCTACGATACCTAAAGCAGATATCCCTTCACATGCAGGTTGAATGGAAAAACGCAAGAGAGCTCCCGTCTCGCTTCCTCCGCAGCGTCCAGGGAGgcttggaggagatgagcaGTGGCCCCAAGGATATTGTCTCAGCTCTATTTCACACTGCCATAACCGGTCATGCCTACCCAGCCGTAAAGGAATGGCTCGTCGACAGCCTAGCAGAACGA GGTCATAAACGCTGGGACAAGGCTGTCGTATCTGGCCTCGAAGGCCTCCGCAGTCTCGTCCATCAGCACCTCCTCCCAGCCCTCGAACGCTGCTCCATCATCCTCAGTCGCCTCCGTGGCCTAGCCCGCTTCTACAACGACCGCGAAGACATTGGCTTATCCATTCCCCATCTCAACCGCGTCCTCGACATCGTCAGCTGCCTCACCTTGGTCGGACACAAAGTCCTTATCCACACAATGGACGAACTCCAGCatttctctgccttttcgGCATGGCTCCGCTTCCAAATCGATCAACTAGCAGGACCCAGCACGGCAAATGACGAACTAACCGACAAGGAAGCCATGATGGATCATTCCAAAGTCCTAACTTACATTGAGCGCTACCTAACAAACAGCCCGCTCGACATTTTCCTCAACGAGTTCACCAAGGAAGACTATGACTCTGATTACAACTTTATCGAGAATGGTCCAAAGCTCCTCGACGTCTTGGacaagcagctgaagaagcacGAAGCCGGCCAACCCGCCATGAAAGCCTTCCCACACGTCGACTTCCTCGTTACCTATGCCACGACGTGGTCAAACAAAATCTTTAGCAGCATCGCCGAAGCCAAGCGGCGCAGCGTTCGTTTCGGCAACCCGGTGAAGATGTCTATCGGGAATCCCATTACCAAGATGGACATGAAGATGTGCAGCTCCGATAAGCGGTCGGGGACCGTCTTCACAGCACTGGCTTCGCAGCAAGATCCCAATAAGGTGCATGTTTTCCGGGTCGACATGACGATTACAAACGGCATCAGCGATAATCAGCCCGCTGCAACCTGCGTCATCGACCTCGCTTCTCGGTCGCTGGTGGACTTGAAGTTCCTTGACGACAAGACActtattcttttttgtacCGATACCG ATAATACTCCTGCCATCCTTTCCGTTCCGATTCAAGACGAGTCAATACTCTCCTACAACCCTTACAATGCCGCAAATCCTGCTCAGTTGTCATCCGTAACATCAGCCGAACACTTCCCCAAGTACAGTCTGCCCGCCAGCCACCACAGTCTCCGGCCCATTAGAATAGAAGTTCACGATAAAAGTCAAGTTAGAGGGGATCTGCCTGCCAGGATTTGTCTTTTGGGGAGCAACCGCACAACGTGGCGGACATATAAATTTCCGTCCGACGGTTAA
- a CDS encoding gtr1/RagA G protein conserved region domain-containing protein has product MSLSPPIYGSPADKQLAELDALSRSPARSGVMSPARLKLQLLYEQNNRGPVLKGALKPADAAGGVPEKGKPRLLLMGQRRSGKSSISSVVFHKLAPNETLFLESTARIQKDTMASFMDFQVWDFPGQIDVFDNPSFDMEAIFGEIGALIWVIDAQDDYLEAVARLNITILSLQRTYPNINIEVFIHKVDGLSDDYKLDIQRDITIRIQDELSDHGFENAPVTFHLTSIYNHSIFEAFSKVIQKLIPRLGTLESMLTNLCRTCRFEKAYLFDVLSKIYIATDTATADMASYEICSDYIDVIIDITEIYGTWQRSDEGRKRLEAESCLVLHDSHKPIMLREVDRYLALVAIMTDDSYDRMPLVNMNVEAVVEGLTEFFDITKPKK; this is encoded by the exons ATGTCCCTAAGCCCCCCCATCTACGGCTCGCCTGCAGACAAGCAGCTTGCTGAACTCGATGCCCTCAGTCGCTCCCCCGCTCGTTCAGGTGTTATGAGTCCGGCTAGGCTAAAACTTCAGCTTCTTTACGAGCAGAACAACCGAGGACCGGTATTAAAAGGCGCGCTGAAACCGGCAGACGCAGCCGGCGGCGTGCCGGAGAAGGGGAAGCCCCGTTTGTTGTTGATGGGCCAGAGACG GAGCGGAAAGTCATCCATCTCTAGTGTGGTTTTTCACAAGCTTGCTCCTAATGAGACCCTGTTTCTCGAGTCAACGGCACGAATACAAAAGGATACGATGGC ATCCTTTATGGACTTTCAAGTATGGGACTTTCCTGGCCAGATTGACGTCTTTGATAACCCCAGCTTCGACATGGAGGCCATCTTTGGCGAAATCGGCGCCTTGATCTGGGTCATTGATGCCCAGGACGACTATCTCGAGGCTGTTGCTCgcctcaacatcaccatcctctCTCTGCAACGCACATATcccaacatcaacattgagGTGTTTATTCACAAAGTAGATGGGCTTTCAGACGACTACAAGCTAGATATACAGCGAGACATTACTATTCGCATTCAAGACGAGCTGTCCGACCATGGCTTCGAAAATGCTCCTGTTACTTTCCACCTCACCTCTATTTACAACCATTCAATCTTCGAGGCCTTTAGCAAGGTTATTCAGAAGCTTATCCCCCGTCTTGGAACGCTCGAGTCCATGCTCACAAACTTGTGCCGAACGTGTCGCTTCGAAAAAGCCTACCTCTTCGATGTGCTCTCCAAGATTTACATTGCCACTGACACCGCGACGGCTGATATGGCCAGCTACGAGATTTGCAGCGACTACATCGATGTTATTATTGATATCACTGAGATTTATGGGACGTGGCAGCGCAGCGACGAAGGCCGTAAACGCCTCGAGG CAGAGAGCTGCCTCGTTTTACACGATAGCCACAAGCCCATCATGCTACGCGAAGTCGACCGATATCTTGCGCTGGTGGCGATTATGACGGATGATTCGTATGATAGGATGCCGCTGGTCAATATGAATGtcgaggcggtggtggaagGGCTGACGGAGTTTTTTGACATTACGAAGCCCAAGAAATGA
- a CDS encoding subunit of cleavage factor IA pcf11 domain-containing protein produces MSSDGAEVAEDYRLALEDLSSNMRFEISNLTVIARENTEHALAIADVLQQHILKAPPNKKLPALYVMDSIVKNVGTPYTLYFGRSLFKIFMESYAVVDHSIRRKMEEMLKTWKDPVPGSMDTRPVFSHELVRPIENALMKVRAASMPQQGQGGIPGRPRPGMFPHRNTPTPPGMRGFPGPAGNFPPQPHPFSNGGHPGEPIPGNAPHPGQQPAPYPPPSTTGSYNSTPVPFHPAYGSGLPLPSGISVETLNSDIQNLIVAMRAEFSQNPHDGGVQSRLKALLDLQGVVQHSNLPPDQLELIKNKVTELAAVTMRAPLARNSATSTPPIPAPATAPPLALPVHPPSTSMNHIEPPRAAAAPVPNASSLLDQLRAAGMLPPATPPNMPAQIPTPIPPPPPSMFPPGLSASIASLLAAHKPDSGRSSADVLGGSAGLDSAALKLQFRPDAVAALYDDLGPPCTQCGRRFKTDEEGRRKKTAHMDWHFKVHQRSTEAEKRGTHRSWYVDQQDWVKAREAVDAIHDVSSKEESAQASKDSEGPKYILVPDSSSGINNVCPICQERFENKWFDTVQEWVWLDTVLVGNRAYHASCRAEATRDRESTPGLSRRTPEPVLGKRKAETGLTSPKIRVQKTFV; encoded by the exons ATGTCGTCTGACGGGGCCGAAGTGGCGGAGGACTATCGCCTTGCCCTGGAGGATCTCTCATCTAATATGCGCTTTGAAATTAGCAATTTGACAGTAATTGCTAGAGAAAATACTGAGCATGCATTGGCCATTGCAGATgttctgcagcagcacatACTAAAG GCGCCACCGAACAAGAAACTGCCCGCCCTCTATGTCATGGATTCGATTGTCAAGAATGTTGGCACTCCGTATACGCTCTACTTCGGTCGATCGCTCTTCAAGATATTCATGGAATCATACGCGGTGGTTGATCACAGCATACGcaggaagatggaggagatgctcAAAACATGGAAGGATCCTGTTCCTGGATCAATGGACACGCGGCCCGTCTTTTCACACGAGCTGGTACGGCCGATCGAGAATGCCTTGATGAAGGTCAGAGCAGCGAGCATGCCGCAGCAGGGTCAGGGTGGCATACCTGGACGGCCTCGCCCAGGAATGTTCCCTCATCGAAACACACCGACGCCGCCGGGGATGCGTGGATTTCCAGGCCCAGCTGGGAATTTTccgcctcaacctcacccGTTCTCCAACGGAGGGCACCCTGGTGAGCCAATACCCGGCAATGCACCGCACCCTGGGCAGCAG CCCGCTCCTTATCCCCCACCATCCACCACGGGCTCTTACAACTCAACCCCTGTTCCCTTCCATCCAGCGTATGGTTCAGGTCTACCTCTGCCGTCTGGAATAAGCGTAGAGACCTTGAACAGTGACATTCAAAACCTGATTGTTGCTATGAGGGCCGAGTTCTCGCAGAACCCACATGATGGCGGTGTCCAGAGCAGATTAAAAGCTCTATTGGACCTTCAGGGCGTTGTACAACACTCGAATCTGCCACCAGACCAGCTTGAGCTCATTAAAAACAAAGTAACAGAACTTGCTGCCGTGACGATGAGGGCTCCTCTGGCTCGTAACTCTGCGACTTCTACACCCCCTATTCCAGCACCAGCGACGGCGCCACCACTGGCGCTTCCTGTGCACCCTCCTTCAACTTCT ATGAACCATATCGAGCCACCCAGGGCAGCCGCAGCTCCTGTCCCAAATGCCTCGTCCTTGTTAGATCAGCTTCGGGCAGCAGGAATGCTCCCACCTGCTACGCCTCCAAATATGCCGGCTCAAATCCCGACGCCAAttcctccaccgccgcccTCCATGTTCCCTCCAGGCCTTTCAGCGAGCATTGCTAGTTTGCTGGCTGCTCACAAGCCAGATTCTGGTCGCTCTAGCGCAGACGTACTGGGTGGCTCTGCTGGACTGGATTCGGCCGCTTTAAAGCTACA ATTCCGCCCCGACGCTGTCGCCGCGCTGTATGATGACCTGGGACCTCCCTGTACGCAGTGTGGGCGGCGATTCAAGACcgatgaagaggggagaaggaagaagacggctcATATGGACTGGCATTTTAAAGTGCACCAACGAAGCACGGAAGCGGAGAAACGAGGCACACATCGGAGTTGGTATGTGGACCAGCAG GATTGGGTCAAGGCTCGCGAAGCGGTTGATGCGATACACGATGTATCCTCCAAAGAGGAGTCTGCTCAAGCATCAAAGGACTCGGAGGGCCCCAAGTACATTCTCGTGCCGGATTCAAGCAGCGGCATCAATAATGTGTGCCCAATCTGCCAGGAGAGATTTGAGAACAAGTGGTTTGACACCGTGCAAGAATGGGTATGGCTTGACACGGTCTTGGTTGGCAACCGAGCATATCACGCCTCATGCCGTGCCGAGGCAACCAGAGATCGAGAATCTACACCCGGTTTATCACGACGCACGCCCGAGCCGGTGTTGGGAAAGCGAAAAGCAGAGACCGGTCTTACGTCACCAAAGATTAGAGTACAGAAGACATTTGTGTAA
- a CDS encoding GRIP-related arf-binding domain-containing protein: MSSTAATEPSLASNSAAKKKNNKKKKNANKSKEPAQTSNGDARIDKDELDDEPDTPTTAEIPSTSNVDNTEEPKSETNGHPVAPSNHDLPEPHAPAQQPDGESDTSAKLEAMSKEREALRAELEDSNAARETAEEQYQTLLGRVEKIKETLSDRLKRDKAELEEAKEHIEELEAQNEELRNAAESSSESLAKVREELQDATRELTTLRSRNNLSANNWGKEREELIRSIQHLKEEMETTSNAMGEWEVIAMEERSIKENLGDKVAELEEEVVGLREGYEAAAAERDSQATLIDNLQNALREIQDARKKELRDLVETSEAQLQEQKKLVQEAVAKATEAQEAKAELVKELERTVPFEKEVKEKNLLIGKLRHEAIVLNDHLTKALRYLKKTKPEDNVDRQVVTNHLLHFLTLDRGDAKRFQVLQVMAGYLNWTDEQREQAGLRTPSSPSLSADIFSEPSSARDRESLAELWAGFLERSAQEGTSDGPSRKGSTSSVATAGVTIGRPESRS; the protein is encoded by the exons ATGTCGTCGACAGCGGCCACGGAGCCCAGCCTAGCGTCCAATTCAG cggcaaagaagaagaacaacaagaaaaagaagaatgcgaacaagagcaaggagCCGGCGCAGACGAGCAACGGCGATGCCAGAATCGACAAGGACGAGCTAGACGACGAGCCAGACACTCCCACGACCGCC GAAATcccaagtacgagtaatgTCGACAACACCGAAGAGCCAAAGAGCGAGACCAACGGACACCCAGTAGCGCCGTCGAACCACGATCTTCCTGAGCCGCATGCGCCTGCGCAGCAACCCGACGGCGAATCCGACACATCGGCCAAGCTAGAAGCCATGAGTAAAGAGCGAGAGGCCCTCCGA GCGGAACTAGAAGACAGCAATGCCGCAAGAGAGACCGCCGAGGAGCAATACCAGACACTACTTGGGCGAGTCGAGAAGATTAAGGAGACTCTGAGTGACCGACTTAAGCGAGACAAGGCCGAGctagaagaggcaaaagaacACATAGAAGAGCTTGAGGCGCAAAACGAGGAGCTTCGAAATGCAGCAGAGTCGTCCAGCGAGAGCTTGGCAAAGGTTCGAGAAGAGCTCCAAGATGCCACACGAGAGCTTACGACACTCCGAAGTCGCAATAACTTGTCTGCAAACAATTGGGGGAAGGAGAGGGAAGAGCTCATTAGGtccatccagcatctcaaggaggagatggagacaaCCTCCAATGCCATGGGCGAATGGGAGGTCATTGCCATGGAGGAGCGTTCTATCAAAGAGAACCTTGGAGACAAAGTTGCCGAGctggaggaagaagttgtCGGGTTAAGAGAAGGATACGAGGCGGCTGCCGCCGAGCGCGATAGCCAGGCGACACTAATCGACAACCTTCAAAATGCGCTACGAGAGATCCAAGATGCCCGAAAGAAGGAGCTTCGCGACTTAGTTGAGACCAGTGAAGCCCAGCTCcaagagcagaagaaattGGTACAGGAAGCTGTCGCGAAAGCTACAGAAGCacaagaagccaaggccgagctcgtcaaggAACTCGAGCGCACCGTTCCCTTTGAGAAGGAggtcaaagagaagaatcTTCTCATCGGAAAGTTGCGACACGAGGCTATCGTGCTAAATGACCACCTCACCAAAGCCCTGAGATATCTCAAAAAGACAAAACCAGAAGACAACGTTGACAG ACAAGTCGTCACAAATCATTTACTCCATTTCCTCACACTAGACCGAGGCGACGCCAAGCGCTTCCAAGTTTTGCAAGTCATGGCCGGCTACCTGAACTGGACTGACGAACAACGCGAACAAGCTGGACTT CGCACTCCTAGCTCACCATCACTAAGTGCCGATATATTCTCCGAGCCTTCATCTGCAAGAGACCGGGAGTCCCTAGCGGAGCTCTGGGCTGGCTTTCTGGAACGTAGTGCACAAGAGGGAACCAGCGATGGCCCCTCAAGAAAAGGCAGCACAAGTAGCGTAGCAACTGCAGGTGTGACAATAGGGCGTCCAGAATCTAGGTCTTGA
- a CDS encoding RNA recognition motif domain-containing protein, producing the protein MARVLRNRAVASPKTTDAVKPDSTPKGKRKAAEEPSPVVLKKQKSSKKEDVETKAAKSPKVAKSPKTKKEEKKKEEEEKKQDVIDMDEDSESEGQEDEGNLQALAVNIDPEEEAPINDEGFQPGQDVGKIPKVSKDVQKSIKASKEEPGVVYIGRIPHGFYEYEMKQYLSQFGPISRLRLSRNKKTGASKHFAFVEFNEASTAEIVSKTMDNYLLFGHILKCKVLSKDQVHDDLFKGANRRFKKVPWNKMAGIQLEKPLTESAWEAKVAKERGNRAKKAAKLKELGYEFEAPELKKVPAPIAAAIENGEKVKAIEAAPEVAPEEEKPAEETEEDSTEKAPAKTKSAATPKKAAKAKATKSTTTRTRKTKA; encoded by the exons ATGGCGCGAGTACTTCGCAATAGAGCGG TTGCGTCACCGAAAACCACCGACGCCGTAAAGCCTGACAGCACCCCAAAGGGCAAGAGAAAGG CCGCTGAAGAGCCTTCTCCCGTtgtgctgaagaagcagaaatcctccaagaaggaagatgtGGAGACCAAGGCAGCCAAGTCACCCAAGGTAGCCAAGTCACCAAAGACtaagaaggaggagaagaagaaagaagaagaagaaaagaagcaagatgTGATTGACATGGATGAAGATTCCGAGTCTGagggacaagaagatgagggtAACCTTCAGGCTCTGGCCGTCAACATTGAcccggaagaagaagcccccATCAATGACGAAGGATTCCAACCCGGTCAGGACGTTGGCAAGATCCCCAAGGTCTCCAAAGATGTTCAGAAGTCGATCAAGGCTTCAAAGGAAGAGCCTGGCGTTGTTTACATTGGCCGAATACCCCATGGTTTCTACGAATACGAAATGAAGCAATACCTGTCTCAATTCGGCCCCATCTCCCGGCTGCGTCTATCAcgcaacaagaagactgGCGCCAGCAAGcactttgcctttgtcgaaTTTAACGAGGCCAGCACTGCCGAGATTGTCTCAAAGACGATGGACAACTATCTGTTGTTTGGACACATTTTGAAATGCAAGGTTCTCTCCAAGGACCAGGTACATGACGACTTGTTCAAGGGAGCGAACAGAAGATTCAAGAAGGTGCCGTGGAATAAGATGGCTGGTATCCAGTTGGAAAAGCCTCTGACTGAGTCGGCCTGGGAAGCCAAGGTTGCAAAGGAGCGAGGTAACCGGGCaaagaaggctgccaagctcaaggagtTGGGTTACGAGTTTGAGGCGCCAGAGCTCAAGAAGGTTCCTGCACCTATTGCCGCGGCGATtgagaatggagagaagGTCAAGGCGATTGAGGCTGCTCCAGAGGTAGCcccggaggaagagaagcctgCTGAAGAGACGGAGGAAGATTCAACAGAAAAGGCCCCGGCGAAGACAAAATCGGCTGCCACTCCCAAGAaggcagccaaggccaaggccaccaagtcgacgacgacaaggacgaggaagacCAAGGCTTGA